TTCCTTTATGACTCTGACCCGCTGAcatggggctgcagggctgcagcggCTCCGCTTTGACTGACCGTGGGTTTCCTCTCCGCGCTGCCAGAAAAGCAGCGGGACGGGGTGCGGGATGGGCGGGCGTTTCCTGGGGctggccagggctgccccatcTGACCCCAAGCCAGGGGGGAAAACCCCGGCGCGGATCCCAGGCCGGGGAGCTTGGGCAGGTTTCCCACGTGCCTGGGTGTTCCTATTGACTCTTGTCAGATTAGGAGTGATGGAGAGAGCTCATGTAAATGTGAGCCGGGCAGGATCCGCCTGGGCTTCCTggtccctcccttccctccgcACAGGAGCGGGATGGCTCTGGTTTCTCGTGGATTGCAGCGATTTTGGGGTCAGGAGAGCTGGAATCTGCCAACTTCGCTcgcagcagaagcagcaactGCCCTCCCCGAGCTTTTTACCGGGACCGAACTAAAACCCTGCGGAAGCAACAACATTTTCCAAAGGAACTGATTAAATCTATTAAGCTATTTACAAGTGGGCTCCATCAGAGCTGCGTTATCTGGGAATACAACAGGAAGGCAACTTCTCTTAAATCTAAAAGGCGCAGGAGATTTCCTGGTCTCGAGACAGATTTATACACCCTTTCCACACACATACAGAGGAGCTGCCTTTTATCTGGGGTTTGGAGCCGGGCACGCTCCTGGGGACAGCTTGTTCTGTCTCAGCAGCTCCAGATCTCTCCCAAAGTCCCGTCTCACGCCTTGAAGTGCCGGGATGGAAGTGCCgggatggggcagggagggaggatgcCAAACCCTccaccctgccctgcacaggTCTCCCGGGTGCACTTTGCagactggagctgctgcagaggttGGCAGCGAGAAGTTGGGAAGAAAACCTGGAACATCCTTAATTTTGTTTAGTTCCCTTTAGGAGGGGTGGAAGTGCCCTGAAAAAGAGGCTACCCGGGGTTGcaaggttttattttgaatagGGTGGTTCTTCGGGTAGGGTGATTACAGTGCATGGCTCAGTGTTGTTTTTTAACCCTCAGGATGATGAGGACCTGGATATCATCAATATAAAAACACCTCTATCGAGGCCCCAGAGGCCAGGAATTTTTAGTAGTAACAGCAGAGTTTCCCTTCCTGGGGAAATGAATGAGATGGATGAATTCCACTGGCTCCCTTTTTCAAGACTGCCTCCACCTTGCCCTGTGTTTCCACATTCTGCAGGATGGGTGGAAAGGTTCGGGAGAGGATAAAACTCTGAGCAAGGACAGGACCTGCAcccacctcctgcctctgctgccaaagCCAAGAAGCTCTTGGGGCACCTCTCTGGGTGTTCCTGATCCTCATTATTCCCTCCACATCCTGGGAGTGACATTTGACCTCCCAAAGGTATCACAGGGGTCAACTCGTGCCTTTTCAGAGAGACAATTTGGGGCTCCTGTGTGGTTACAGCACAAAGAAATCCAGCAGAATATTCCTCGTTTGgatttcctcccttcccagggcCCCCCCACAGAATTTTAAGTGCAAACACTGTTATTAATAACcgttttctttccccttctccccctctcctgcagcacctggcatTCTGATGCCATTAGTAAGGAGGGTTTCATTCTGCACCCTGCCTAAAATGCTGGTCAAACCTGTCCTGTCGGAAGCTCCCATGTTACATAAAGGAGGCTGGGGCCATGTGAAAATGCCACCTCTTAATTGCCACCGGATCGGGGTAATTAGTCTGGAAAAACCTCGGgactacctttttttttttgtatgtgtgtgtgtgctcacctTCCCCGCTCTGCTGCGAGGCTTCACCTGTATCTGGGgcacaggaagcagcagagctctcccagGGCTTTGGGAACAGGGAAATTACGGCGAAAAGCCGCGAGCGAAAATAGACGGAGCAGACAAAGGGGGGAAGAAAGCTTTGTTCTCCCCCATTTTCACGGATGGGGAACAGTGGCAACAACTCCCATGGGCCAGGCAGAAAATGAGTGGCTGAACCCTACATGGAAGGACcatctctttaaaaatatccctcttcttctttttttttttttttttttttttttttttttttttgggtggatCCGACATCTGGAATTTTACTCCTGTGAAGGGAGGGTTTATTTTCGCcccccacacccacaccccacCAACCTTCAAGGACATTAAAATGTGTGAGAAAGTGCAAAACCTAAATTAGCTCAATATTCACATGTTCCTTAATTATTGATGAAACTCTCGGCTCCCAAGGGAAGTTTTTGCAGAGACAGCTAGGGGTTCCCAGCAGAAGattccctcagtgctgcagttCCCAACTCTGCCCACTGCCCATCCTCCCTGATTCCACCAGGTTTTCCCCAGGGATTGCTACCTAGGCCATTtattttctagggaaaaaaccccagagcttTCCCATTAtatgaaaaaatgcagacaCCTCCCCCCCACCAGCCCCAAAATACTAAATTTTTCAGCATAGTGCtgaatatttctgcttttgctacttttaaaatgcagttttaaggttacaaaaagatatattttaGTGCCTTTAGGTTAAAGGGAATCACAAAGAGTTTCTCTCTTACAGCTTTACATTTATAAAGATGGATTAAGATAAGAAAAGAATCTTCGAGTGATTCAGAAGCAGATTTTGACTTGCTGAGAAATGGAGCTTCAATTTCTTTTACAACAATATTCCCACTTCTGCCACCACAAAATTGTGTATTTGTACTGCATTTCCAAGTCCCACATCACTAAAAGTTTGCTGGTCcaagaaaaaattgctttatcCCTGGATGGAACAGGTACAGAGACAAAAAGCCCAAGAACTTGTCCCAAGTTCTCTGAGCTCGGATCCTTCCTGGGGGTTCCTGCCCAGGAATGAGGAGGAATTAGGCAAAGGATGGCTTTGGATGCCCACAATCCTCACGCTGTATCCAATAGGACACACTATTCCCAGATCTTTTTTCCAGCTAGGCGTGATGCCGGGCAGTGTTTCCAATAGACTTTGTGTGGTTTCCCTCTCTTCTTGGagcttccttcctcccctcagTGTTGGCAGGTTCGGAGGTTTCGTGACGTCAATTGTGCCTTTTGAAGGTGGATGCTGCAACAACTTCGGTCTCGTGTGTTTAAACAGGAGAAAATTGGTTAATTACGCTGATGAGTGCAGCTAATTGTCCTTGCTGAGAGCTGAGGAGCTCAAGGCAGAGAGCACCAGGGCAGCTGAAAGGAGAAGTGCAGCCATGGACACGATGCTGAGCTGCCCCAAACATttcacagagccacagaataGTTTAGGGTGGAAAATCCCTCAGAcatcatcgagtccaaccatgCCCCAGCACTGCCGAGGCCACCtctgacccatgtccccaagtgccacatccacacatctttgaaatccctgcagggatggggattccaccactgccctgggcagccccttcccgttcctgacaaccctttccatgaagaaatttctcctgatgtccaacctgaccctcccctggcacagcttgaggttcatcctgtccctgttccctgggagcagagcccgacccctccggctgccccctcctgtcagggagttgtgcagagccacaaggtcccccctgagcctctttttctccaggctgagcccctttcccagctccctcagctgctcctggtgctccagccccttccccagctctgttcccttcccaggacatgctccagccccttcaaTTCACAAATGTCACAAAGCAGCTGCATCTCAATGGACTCAAATTCACTTTAACACAAGCACAGGTGGTTCTGAAATCTTCAATGGTGCCttgcatttatgttttaaaCAAACCCTGGCTGTAACTAAaaggcacttggggacatggggcagtggtggccttggctgtgctgagggagtTGTTGGACTTGATcgtcttagagggcttttccagccttaatgatcccatgattctacaattctacCTCCCCTTTATGCTGGCTGTGTGTGAAGCACCAGAGCTGGAACAACTTGGGAGGAAATTCAAGGAATGCTGCCTGCTCCACATGTCTGGGCTGTCACTTGGGGTGCTCCAGTGCCATCTCCCATCCCTGGCTTCAAGGAAAGCTCCACAGTTAGACAAAACTCCAAAAGCCCATAAAGTTCACGCAGATTCGGGTCCAACAATGGTACCAGGACTATTTCTCCATGGTCTCTACTGCCCAGGGTAGTTTGGTGCCTGCAGGTGTTTACAACACAATTCAACCTCCGGGATTGCTGCTCTGACATTGCACTTGCCAATCACGTCCTTGGCCGTGGATCCCGCAGCGAATTCCAAGCCTCAAAGCGAAGAACAGCCCTATCCCTGCAAAGAATGGAACAGCTCAGGAGAAACCAGTGTTGGAATGTTCccaaagcaaaaaggaaaatttccttctgtcactgctgaCCTGGGGTtaccaaaactgaaaacattttaatatctgTGCTGTGCGTGCCTCGTTCTCCGTTTGGGAGCCACAGCAGAGCGGGGAGTCTCATTTTCCTTGGTGTCCAGGTAATTTCACTGGGAGCCACCTCATTCTGTGAGCACAATGGATGAATTCATAACAAAAGGCCTTGGAGTTTAAAAGTCTGATTTTCGCGGAAATGAAACCAAGTCGTTCCTTTGTGCTCACATTCTGCTAATTCCACCATCTGGGCACTGatgtaattctttttcttgtgctttctaAAAAAGGCCTTCTTGCCAAACCAGAGTTGGGTTAAAACTGAACTCAAAACCCactagaaacaaacaaaaaaaattatatgtatgTAATTTATTACTCTGAAACATGTTCCTCTTGTTCCAATCATCCATTTCACTGGACAGTATCTGGTAAGAAGAGCTTTTCATTGAGTAATGCTGAccacaaacacagagcagagcagttaAATCAATTGCTTCTGTCAAACACAAGCAATTCATGATttatgattatttatttattatgatTTTCCCCTCCTACAACCACATGGAGAGCTCGGGGCACACTAAAATCCCACATCTCCCAGGATAAAGTGCCATGTATTTCTCGCAGAAATAGAGAATCTTCCATTGGTAGCTGATACTTCCATCTGAGCCGGATTTAAGTCTTGGGTATCCTGAACTTAACAGGAGCAACAGCACGAATTCAAAGGTTTATTCCTGGTTTTATTCTTCCTGTAACTGACACGGGAACGTGGCCAAGCACCCACAAGAACCAGCACACAGAAACACATGGAAACTCACAGagggaacaaacaaacaagcccaGCAGTATTTGCAGAAGGAAACCTTATTCCTTGACTAGCAcctttttaaactgaaattccGGAGATTTTAGACTGTAAAGTTTAGTTGCTtaagagttaaaaaataataattggaAACAATCAGGCTTTTGGATTCTAATAACAAAAATTCCAACTTGTGGTGAGCAAGAGATCAGGAGGGATGCTTCAATGTAacacaaaacattattttgctgTCTTCCTCCATTGAGAAGACGGTTTTTTCACCTCAAGCATGGAGTTTCCTCCCAGTCTGATAACAACTGATGGTATTCAGTGGCATTTCATTTAAGGAAGCCAGGGGCAAGCAGGATTATGTTGGATAATAACTGTACAGCCTGAAAAGGAGATGCAACAAGGGTTAAAAACCCCTGGTGTGTGAAAGGCATCTTGTTCTCCCATATAAGAAGTGCAACTTCATTTTGCTGCAGTGAACGAGCATGTCCTgagggcagaaaaaaaccaaaaaggtgCTTTGGAAACCAAGAGATCTTAAAAACGGAGGAGTTGAGCTGCAACCAAACCATCCATGTGGTCTGGGTGCTGCAGATGGAGCTTCCTCCACTGCACAATAAAGGCTGCTTAAGGaagtttttttccctattaaCATCTGCATCTTGACAATGTTCCTCAAACCATGTTAAGCAACTCCACTGAGCTGAGACAATATAAAAATGTACCCGTTTTATTCAGCAGAGCAGCCAACGGGATGTTTTAGATTTACACTGATGAAACCCAGCCAGGCCTGAATGAAATGAGCAGCTAATGGATTTGGATTCTGGGTTCTGCCAGGATAACTGGCTGGTTTTCAGGGTTCTGCTGCCAGTTTGCTGTGGCCAAAGAAATATCAGAACAGGACACCAGGAAGGTGAATCCTTCTTCCCATCCCACCACTTCCAAGATCACCCATCTCTTCTGACAGCTCTGAGTGATATTAACATCCCAAAATTCATGCTGAATGTTTCAGATCTCCCACAAAAGTGCTCGTGGCAGTGCCCAGTTCCAGCATTCCTTGTTTCCAGTCTTACAATGAGAAACAAGCTCTGGTTTGGTTATAAATCCAAACTGCAAGTTTTCGATGTGTGAATGGCAATACCAAATGCATCtaactgtgcttttaaaatctaTTGGTCTCCCAATTTCAGGCAAAAACCTTGCTCTATCCAAGGCATCTTTCTGAATTCCAGAGACCACTGAAGAGATCCTGAATATTGCCTGGGAATCAAAGATAGGGATATGGTTAATAAATTATATGGTTAATACACACTTCCTTTAGCTTTGGTGCAAAGTTATAAAAGTTTGACAATGGTTTGGAGGCACAGGGAGgtctttttatttcatcctttAGTGCTGACACTCAGGAGCAAACCTTTAATCAGAGTAAGCATTTTGGGAAGAAACAACATTCATTTCATAAGTAAAAAGAGGTGAATGTAAAAATTAGACACCACTTTGCAAAAATCACTGAAGAAACACAGACAGCTTTGCAAACCCCCTCCTGCTtccagaagcagagctggggtcTCACAAGTGAAAACAACTTTAATAAAAAGGCAGTACTTGGGTgattttttattgttgtttttttttttcctggattgaGAAAAACACAGTCAGTGTGAAGCAGCAGAAAGTCGTTCCCTGCCTTTCACAGTCTCGATGTGTTAATCCCTCACGGGCATCCCTTTTGAATGTGGTACTGAAGCTCCTGTTGGCACATCACCAAGTTTTCCTTTGGGAGAGCTGGGTTTAGATCCAGTCTGAGCTTAGATTCAGCCTGTGTTTAGATCCAGTCTGTggtcccagctggagctggcgcAGTGTCCAAGCCTGGAGTACAATGTGttgtctgctgctgtgcttgcaCAGAGCCTCCTCTAGTGCAGACTCACCCCAGACCCCCAGCCTGAGCCTGAAGGGGGTTAAAGGTTCTTGCagtgcttctttttctttctggggGCTCCATCCCCAcactcctctgtctcctctttctgctttttgtgcttcttCTTACggagtttcttctgcttttcctcctgctcctctgtgctgagTTCCTCCTCTTCCAACATTCCCACAGAAATTTCTCCACTGCCTGTATTTTCATCACAACTGATGCTTTCTCCTTCATTCTCcactttgtgttttctcttttttttccttttgtgacaTTCATTTAGTGGATCATCCAGTTCTTTTCCATTCAAGCTCCCTGTCTTAGGCTTTTTCCCTGGTTTCTCACAGTCCTCTGTCCTCTCTGCCTCATCatctctcttctgcttcttctttttctttttgactttGGTTTCCAGCTCTTCTGAAGGCTCCACAGCTTCATCAGCTGTCGGGCTGGAATGATCCacctttgtttctgtttccttctgggATCCCTTCAGCTTTGCCATGCGCTTGGCGAAATATTCCTGGACAGTGAGACCACTCTTCACTGTATTGGAACCAtctccagggctggagagcCAGTTGTtcccctccttctcttcctgggAGTCAGGATCACCAGTATCCTCCTGCAAGTGaacagagaggagcaggagtgaGAGTCAGGAATCATGGCATTAAACATAACGCTGGGGTTTTTCTGCACACTAGtaaggaaaatactgaaaagtaaCGTGGTGCTTTGAAAATTAActgtgaaaatacagatttgggTGGAAGTGAGGCAGCCCTTAATGTAAAAAATGCTGTAGGGTTTAGGAAGAGGTAGAAGGTTGGGAGGCAGCAAGAGAACACAAACCAAGAcaattttcagttgttttgaGTTCCTCAGTTTACCTGCTCCTACGTAAGTCATGTCTCCCACTGTCATACTCAGTGCATTACACTGACTTTACAAAGCACATGTCTCTGCAAGACATAAACCAGCATGAAAAACGATCCACTGCAATCTATTAGCCCGTGGCACAAAGGAAATCCCACGCCTGGAATAACTCTCCAGCAAAGAACTTGTGATCCAGGGAGCAATCCAGCACTGAGGCACCTCTTCCATCTTATCTGATCCTTGGAAATGTTTGTTtcggagctgctctgctgtcaggGTGTCCCAGATGTTGTTATTTAAACAGGCTCCATTTGATCACACGTTATCAGATGGCACAAACAACATCACAGGTTACATCTTACAAGGTTTCTGCGGACATGAAATAAAGAGCTGCTCGTCTCCAGCTGGAGGTGAATAATCTCctttttggaaaggaaatatcAAACTAAAAGCAAAGTATAGCTCTGGAGCTGGATGTTATGGATGGCACGAAGAGAATGGACTCTGACAAAGCAACAAATGCCACAAGATGGAAATGTATAATTTGTTAAATTATCTGagatttacaaaataaacaaaccagaAAGGCAGCTGAAATTAAGGCTTGTTCACATACATACCAAAGCACTCAAAACAAAGCCTTTGTGGTATAGCCTTTTGCTTGGCAAAAGTCACAAATGACTCTTGGAAATGTCCcaaattttcacagaatcatggaatcactgaagttggaaaagagctccaagaccatcgagtccaacctgtgaccggTCCCCACCTtgccaccagcccagagcactgagtgccacctccagtcattcctgggacacctccggggatggggactccaccactgccctgggcagccccttccaatgtctgaccaccctttccatgaagaaattcctcctgatgtccaacctgaccctcccctggcacagcttgaggccgttccctctcatcctgtccctgttccctgggagcagagcccaacttcccccggctgccccctcctgtcagggagttgtgcagagccacaaggttccccctgagcctccttttctccaggctgagcccctttcccagctccctcaggtcATGAACTGTTTCTTTAAAGCCTTGTACACGCCACAGGGAACCAGGCACCCCCTCTGGATGGGAGAAGCTGGGAAGGCATAGAATCCTCACCAACATCTGCCCTACAGCCCCTTCTTGAAGGAAAGGGGGTCCACAGGGATTACAGTCAGAGATAATTCCCAGGTTTTCCATTCATAAATGCACGGATGGATAAGAACATCCACTCTGCCCACACATCCTGAATGAAGGGACTGTAAAACCTGCCCAAATCAGAGCAGCCACATTTCACAGCCACTTTCACTGCCATGACCTGATACTCGGGGAAGgccagcagagagctgggagatAAAATCCCACTTATCTCAACACTTTATAGTTATTGCATGATGCTGCAGATAAGGGATCTGGCTCTCTTGAGGGCATCGTTAAACTTGCTGGCTGAAGTGGGGTTTATTAGGGTCTGTGAGTAAGGTTTTCCAGGTCTGGCTCCTTATGCATCCATAACCTTTACTCCCATAAGCAGGAATGCAAAAATTGGTGTCATTAGTGATGCATTACGAGTGGTGATTTCCTCATCCATCTGCTTTCAAGAGAGCTATTCCAGTGGAACGAAAGTAAGGCTGCACTTGAGATTCCAGTGATGTTTGTGTGGGCACTTATCAAAATTAGGGACTTTTCTTGTAGGGATATGTTGTAGTGTTCCTGCAGGGTTATGAAGTAACTGAAACTATTTGACTTCTGGCAAAGGGATGTGGaacacagggaaaaacaggATGTATCCACACACGTCTCCACACAGGTTACGTTTGAAAgcggagctgcagcagaagttTGACAGGACAGAATTCCCAGGATAAATGGGTTGAGCTACATTTAT
The window above is part of the Corvus moneduloides isolate bCorMon1 chromosome 3, bCorMon1.pri, whole genome shotgun sequence genome. Proteins encoded here:
- the PINX1 gene encoding PIN2/TERF1-interacting telomerase inhibitor 1 isoform X1, which translates into the protein MAMLAEPRRRQKWSVDPRNSAWSNDDSKFGQKMLEKMGWSKGKGLGAQEQGNPEHIRVKVKNDVLGLGATINHEDNWIAHQDDFNQLLAELNNCHGQGETEPSVKKQKKTFSLEEKSKSSRKRVHYMKFAKGKDLSSRTEQDLSCIFGRRQKSAKTQEDTGDPDSQEEKEGNNWLSSPGDGSNTVKSGLTVQEYFAKRMAKLKGSQKETETKVDHSSPTADEAVEPSEELETKVKKKKKKQKRDDEAERTEDCEKPGKKPKTGSLNGKELDDPLNECHKRKKKRKHKVENEGESISCDENTGSGEISVGMLEEEELSTEEQEEKQKKLRKKKHKKQKEETEECGDGAPRKKKKHCKNL
- the PINX1 gene encoding PIN2/TERF1-interacting telomerase inhibitor 1 isoform X3, whose amino-acid sequence is MLEKMGWSKGKGLGAQEQGNPEHIRVKVKNDVLGLGATINHEDNWIAHQDDFNQLLAELNNCHGQGETEPSVKKQKKTFSLEEKSKSSRKRVHYMKFAKGKDLSSRTEQDLSCIFGRRQKSAKTQEDTGDPDSQEEKEGNNWLSSPGDGSNTVKSGLTVQEYFAKRMAKLKGSQKETETKVDHSSPTADEAVEPSEELETKVKKKKKKQKRDDEAERTEDCEKPGKKPKTGSLNGKELDDPLNECHKRKKKRKHKVENEGESISCDENTGSGEISVGMLEEEELSTEEQEEKQKKLRKKKHKKQKEETEECGDGAPRKKKKHCKNL
- the PINX1 gene encoding PIN2/TERF1-interacting telomerase inhibitor 1 isoform X2, with translation MAMLAEPRRRQKWSVDPRNSAWSNDDSKFGQKMLEKMGWSKGKDNWIAHQDDFNQLLAELNNCHGQGETEPSVKKQKKTFSLEEKSKSSRKRVHYMKFAKGKDLSSRTEQDLSCIFGRRQKSAKTQEDTGDPDSQEEKEGNNWLSSPGDGSNTVKSGLTVQEYFAKRMAKLKGSQKETETKVDHSSPTADEAVEPSEELETKVKKKKKKQKRDDEAERTEDCEKPGKKPKTGSLNGKELDDPLNECHKRKKKRKHKVENEGESISCDENTGSGEISVGMLEEEELSTEEQEEKQKKLRKKKHKKQKEETEECGDGAPRKKKKHCKNL